A DNA window from Augochlora pura isolate Apur16 chromosome 9, APUR_v2.2.1, whole genome shotgun sequence contains the following coding sequences:
- the LOC144474920 gene encoding RUN domain-containing protein 1 — MSAKEHKGCEVEDIENSDESDRPSGERWAPVGANDCDNDFADEYKYVDNMENLSYDMDRLKVLEEEQEMLNSSLIALTTHFAQVQFRLRQIVDAPTNEKEALLKELEEFAFRGIPDVPNNLSLDSRSITPTSPVSCKQSISGVINDVDVESKMALQRTKQKELICQLKSQLEDLEKYAYETGDADLPQSMILERQNIIISHLKEKLNFNVDELCKLPVDDLRWQVDYAISQIVSPLKMKEQLVSQLKTQITDLERFINYLQGEVSTETLACTCACPVHTSGSATSSSHARNAFTKKPIEEENATKTINTVKKVVALLHMFLMSQLGCGSERVRRNFKKNSIYKWRDLRTRLDIAVEHVIEMITEVNYHADDDDAVNENDYASDSDSSSNCNARVTSAVRKHLATSIRDLIQHGLMSDVHSNSVVPFVGCFPQRHSSTTNLMHAWELILKYYEIKNGHCYNSSPAQKLSQSFNLDLTGRVVSSKQSLLTTIGNIIASHSPYKRSYDSHFKAFICASLNAKKLVAWLKLILQCQYLLENHYASWSYVVKTGFQDAFHTLDRLTSYKFDLPVDLAVRQFQNIKDAF; from the exons ATGAGTGCTAAGGAACATAAGGGTTGCGAGGTAGAGGATATCGAGAATTCGGATGAAAGCGACAGGCCTTCTGGAGAAAGGTGGGCGCCAGTCGGTGCGAACGACTGCGACAACGATTTCGCCGATGAGTATAAATATGTAGATAACATGGAGAA CTTATCATACGATATGGACAGGCTGAAAGTCCTGGAGGAGGAACAGGAGATGCTCAACTCATCTCTCATAGCATTGACTACTCATTTCGCCCAG GTTCAGTTCCGTTTGAGACAAATTGTGGACGCACCAACCAATGAGAAGGAGGCATTGCTCAAAGAGTTAGAAGAGTTTGCATTTAGGGGAATCCCAGATGTTCCAAATAATTTGTCACTTGATAGTAGATCAATCACTCCAACCTCTCCAGTGTCCTGCAAGCAAAGC ATATCCGGTGTGATTAATGATGTTGATGTTGAATCTAAAATGGCTTTGCAAAGAACGAAGcagaaagaattaatatgCCAACTGAAATCCCAGTTGGAGGATCTAGAGAAGTATGCTTATGAGACTGGTGATGCAGATTTACCGCAGAGCATGATATTAGAACGACAGAATATCATAATCA GTCACctgaaagagaaattaaattttaatgtcgaCGAGCTCTGCAAACTACCGGTTGACGATTTAAGATGGCAAGTAGATTATGCTATAAGTCAG ATCGTTAGtcctttaaaaatgaaagaacaaCTGGTATCTCAACTGAAAACGCAAATTACAGATCTAGAgcgatttataaattatcttcaAGGGGAAGTTAGCACAGAGACCCTAGCATGCACCTGTGCTTGTCCAGTACACACTAGTGGTTCAGCTACTTCTTCTTCTCATGCTAGGAATGCATTTACGAAAAAACCAATAGAGGAGGAAAATGCAACAAAGACGATTAACACTGTTAAGAAGGTGGTTGCTTTACTGCATATGTTCTTAATGTCCCAGTTGGGATGCGGCAGTGAAAGAGTGCGGCGGAACttcaagaaaaattcgatttacaAATGGCGCGACCTGAGAACCAGACTAGACATAGCTGTCGAGCATGTTATAGAAATGATCACAGAAGTTAATTACCATGCAGATGACGACGATGCTGTTAACGAAAACGATTACGCTTCGGATTCTGACTCCTCGTCCAATTGTAATGCCAGAGTAACATCTGCCGTGAGGAAGCATTTAGCTACTTCCATACGCGACTTAATACAGCATGGATTAATGTCCGACGTGCATTCCAATAGCGTAGTCCCGTTCGTTGGATGTTTCCCGCAAAGACACTCCTCTACCACCAATTTAATGCATGCATGGgaactaatattaaaatactatgaaattaaaaatggccATTGTTACAATTCTAGTCCGGCACAGAAATTATCGCAAAGTTTTAATCTAGATCTCACTGGAAGAGTTGTATCCTCTAAACAG AGCCTACTAACGACTATCGGGAATATCATTGCCTCGCACAGCCCGTACAAGAGAAGTTACGATTCTCATTTTAAAGCGTTCATATGTGCATCCCTGAA TGCTAAGAAACTAGTGGCTTGGTTGAAACTGATCTTGCAGTGCCAGTATCTTCTCGAGAACCATTATGCATCGTGGAGTTATGTCGTAAAAACAG GTTTCCAAGATGCATTTCATACTCTCGATCGGCTTACGAGTTATAAGTTCGATTTACCAGTGGACCTGGCGGTAAGACAATTCCAAAACATAAAGGATGCGTTTTGA